GCCTGGGTTTGGCTCCTCCCCGTATCCCTCGGTGCGGGACTTGGGGTGTACGGGGTGAGCGCGCTGCTCCCCAACTCCCCAACCAACTCCCCAAGACGAGTAAGAGGTGCCCGCACCGCCTGGGTGGTCCTCACCCGGAAGGGGGCTTACTAGGGTAGAATGGAGCCCGTTATGGTGGAGACCCCCCAGGACGAACTCTCCCTGCGCGACATCGTGGAGGTCTTGAAGCGGCACCGGACCCTGATCCTGGCTGTGACCCTGGCCCTCGCCGCCTTGGCCCTCATCTACGGCTTCTTCATCGCCGAGCCCACCTACGCCTCCACGGCCACGGTGAACGTCTCCCCGGTGCAGGTCCAGGCCCAGCTGGAGCAGAGGATCCAGGTCCAGGGCCAGAACCTCCTCACCTTCGGGGGGCTCAAGGCCATCGCCTTCTCCGAGGAGGCCACCCGGGAGGTGTGGGAGACCCTGAAGAAGGAGGGGAGGCTCCCCACCCGCTGGCAGGACCAGGGGAACACCCCGGGCCTGGAGCGGATGGTCAAGGACTTCCGGGTCAAGGACGAGTCGCCCAAGCAGCAGCAAATAGTGCCCCAGGGGCAGGTGCCCCCCCTGGTGGCCTCCCTGACCGTGGAGGCCCCCGCCCCCGAGGTGGCGGCCCGGGCGGCCAACCTCTGGGCGGAGGGGGTGGTCCGGCGGGTGAACGAGATCCCCCTGGCGAGGCTCCGGGCGGGCCTGGCCGCTTTGGAGGAGCAGCTCGCCCCGGCGGAGAAGGCCTACCGGGAGGCCCAGGCCCGCTGGGAGGCCTTCCAGCGGGCGAGCACCCTGGCCCAGGACCGGGCGGAGCTCGAGGCCAAGACCTCGGAGCGGGTGAGCCTGGACCAGGAGCGCTCCGCCCTGGAACG
The sequence above is a segment of the Thermus filiformis genome. Coding sequences within it:
- a CDS encoding Wzz/FepE/Etk N-terminal domain-containing protein — encoded protein: MVETPQDELSLRDIVEVLKRHRTLILAVTLALAALALIYGFFIAEPTYASTATVNVSPVQVQAQLEQRIQVQGQNLLTFGGLKAIAFSEEATREVWETLKKEGRLPTRWQDQGNTPGLERMVKDFRVKDESPKQQQIVPQGQVPPLVASLTVEAPAPEVAARAANLWAEGVVRRVNEIPLARLRAGLAALEEQLAPAEKAYREAQARWEAFQRASTLAQDRAELEAKTSERVSLDQERSALERDLAAVAARIRALEAEAARQAALVPIGTSPEQLAIINKRLREAQQSLKAETERARQAYLQAAQALERFKGKEQIPVWQAEIGAYTEGYASAQARLLSLAKDVAVRQTQLQEAQDRLAQYKAEIPGLSIENLVAGLTVKEAEALVADRLKEADGRLKEAEAAWQAFQRRSQLNVLKQQLGGYADRVAGIRQRLSALQ